The following coding sequences are from one Prochlorococcus sp. MIT 0604 window:
- the dapF gene encoding diaminopimelate epimerase — protein sequence MKNITFEKYQGNGNDFVVIDSRGNDLYKNYKSSKIFDIKQICNRQFGIGADGVIFIEEPNEDNYAKMIIFNSDGSEAQMCGNGIRCLVEYLHVNDSMNNKNIEYKIETKAGLKIAKYINDEITVKMGVPILECQNIPTTIEKKINSIPSHEFFEKDFNNMGYAVGMGNPHLIFFVKDIESIVLSRLGPIFEKNELFPEKTNVHFCQILNRDNIKVKVWERGAGPTLACGTGACAIHVAAYKLGLCNSQTIVTLPGGNLKIDWSKDDCEVMMTGNAKKVFSGSMLVN from the coding sequence ATGAAAAATATAACTTTTGAAAAATATCAAGGTAATGGAAATGATTTCGTGGTAATTGATTCTAGAGGAAATGATTTATATAAAAATTACAAGTCAAGTAAAATATTTGATATAAAACAAATTTGCAACAGGCAATTTGGTATTGGAGCAGATGGTGTAATTTTTATAGAAGAACCTAATGAAGATAATTATGCAAAAATGATAATTTTTAATTCTGACGGTTCTGAAGCACAAATGTGTGGAAACGGAATTAGGTGTTTAGTTGAGTATCTCCATGTAAATGATTCAATGAATAATAAAAATATAGAATATAAAATTGAGACAAAAGCAGGTTTAAAAATTGCTAAATATATAAATGATGAAATTACAGTAAAAATGGGAGTTCCAATTTTAGAATGTCAAAATATTCCAACAACAATTGAAAAAAAAATAAATTCAATACCTTCGCACGAATTTTTTGAGAAAGATTTTAATAATATGGGTTATGCCGTAGGAATGGGAAATCCTCATTTAATATTCTTTGTAAAAGACATAGAGTCAATTGTGCTTTCCAGACTTGGTCCTATATTTGAAAAAAATGAATTATTTCCTGAAAAAACTAATGTGCATTTTTGTCAAATTTTAAATAGAGATAATATCAAAGTAAAAGTATGGGAAAGGGGAGCAGGACCAACCTTGGCTTGTGGAACAGGTGCCTGTGCTATCCATGTAGCAGCTTATAAATTAGGCCTTTGCAATTCACAAACCATAGTAACTTTACCTGGCGGTAATCTTAAAATTGATTGGTCAAAAGACGATTGTGAAGTCATGATGACCGGTAATGCTAAAAAGGTTTTCTCTGGATCAATGTTAGTAAATTAA
- the leuS gene encoding leucine--tRNA ligase: protein MISPDKQYETDTNLYNPSEIEKKWQSIWTENNLYKTDDLTDNSDKFYALSMFPYPSGNLHMGHVRNYVITDLIARFQRFKGKSVLHPMGWDAFGLPAENAAIERGISPSVWTKTNISHMKSQLKLLGLSVDWDRELATCDEDYYIWTQYLFLELYKSDLVYQKESEVNWDPIDNTVLANEQVDSEGKSWRSGALVEKKLLKQWFLRITNYADELLKDLEKLDNWPERVKIMQDNWIGKSIGTNINFNIITNPKEIITVFTTRPDTLFGVTYLAISVNHSLIKNITDQKTIQDIENLKQYLKKNKNNELEKIGIKTSLIAINPVNSQPIPIWVSSYVLDEYGTGAVMGVPAHDLRDFEFAKKNNIDIKQVIVKDKSEKSNELDNAYVENGYLINSNQYNGIANTIAKLKISEEGVNNGWAENKIQYRLRDWLISRQRYWGCPIPIVNCKKCGAVPLNQSDLPVALPKDIEISANKINALGDNNNWINTTCPKCGIAARKETDTMDTFMCSSWYFLRYPSSKCSTKPFEKNEINNWLPVDQYVGGVEHAILHLLYARFFTKALRDNELFDIDEPFKKLLTQGMVQSAAYKNNKTGKYVSPSDITDLSNPTDPIDNSKLEVLFEKMSKSKYNGIDPESVIKKYGADTARMFILFKAPPEKDLEWGDTDVEGQFRFLSRIWKLYLNCVKDINSKSNSYPDKEKSLIKSMNMAIKEISNDILNNQFNTAISELMKFYNSLSNSINDVNNNLKIEALKTFCILLAPFAPHIAEEVWHLIGFKNSVHLENWPSFNAEALKEDSYELVIQVNGKVRDKVNINNDISEDQIKEFTLQRPNILKWTQNKEIRKIIIVKGKIMNIVV from the coding sequence GTGATTTCTCCCGATAAACAATATGAGACTGATACCAATTTATATAATCCATCTGAAATAGAAAAAAAATGGCAGTCAATATGGACAGAAAATAATTTATATAAAACAGATGATTTAACCGATAATAGTGATAAATTTTATGCCTTATCAATGTTTCCCTACCCTTCAGGTAATCTTCATATGGGACATGTTAGGAATTATGTTATTACAGACTTAATAGCTCGATTCCAAAGGTTTAAGGGCAAATCTGTTTTACATCCAATGGGTTGGGACGCTTTTGGTTTGCCTGCTGAGAATGCAGCGATTGAAAGAGGAATTAGTCCAAGTGTCTGGACTAAAACAAATATTTCTCATATGAAGTCACAATTAAAGCTTTTGGGACTGTCAGTTGATTGGGATAGGGAACTTGCTACTTGTGATGAAGATTATTATATTTGGACACAATATCTATTTTTAGAGTTATACAAGTCAGATCTTGTATATCAAAAGGAATCAGAAGTTAATTGGGACCCTATAGATAATACAGTCTTAGCGAATGAACAAGTTGACTCAGAAGGTAAATCTTGGAGATCTGGGGCATTAGTTGAAAAAAAATTATTAAAACAATGGTTTTTAAGGATTACTAATTATGCGGATGAGTTATTGAAGGATTTAGAAAAATTAGATAACTGGCCAGAAAGAGTAAAAATAATGCAAGATAATTGGATAGGAAAATCAATTGGTACAAATATTAATTTCAATATTATTACTAATCCAAAAGAGATAATAACAGTATTCACAACAAGACCTGATACTTTATTTGGAGTTACTTATTTAGCAATTTCTGTTAATCATTCATTAATTAAAAATATTACTGATCAAAAAACCATACAAGATATAGAAAATCTTAAACAATATTTGAAAAAAAATAAAAACAATGAACTTGAAAAAATTGGAATAAAAACCAGCTTAATAGCAATAAATCCAGTTAATTCCCAACCTATACCTATTTGGGTGTCTAGTTATGTACTTGATGAATATGGTACAGGTGCTGTTATGGGTGTACCTGCTCATGATTTAAGGGATTTTGAGTTTGCTAAGAAAAACAATATAGATATTAAACAGGTAATAGTAAAGGATAAAAGTGAAAAAAGTAATGAGCTTGATAATGCTTATGTAGAAAATGGATATCTAATTAATTCAAATCAATACAATGGTATAGCAAATACTATTGCTAAATTAAAAATTTCGGAGGAGGGAGTAAATAATGGATGGGCCGAAAATAAGATTCAATATCGTTTAAGAGATTGGTTAATATCAAGACAAAGATATTGGGGATGTCCGATACCCATTGTTAATTGCAAAAAATGTGGAGCTGTTCCTTTGAACCAATCGGATTTGCCTGTTGCATTACCAAAAGATATAGAAATCTCCGCTAACAAGATTAATGCTTTAGGTGATAATAATAATTGGATAAATACAACATGTCCAAAATGTGGAATAGCAGCAAGAAAAGAAACTGATACTATGGACACTTTCATGTGTTCATCTTGGTATTTTTTAAGATATCCATCTTCAAAATGTTCAACCAAGCCATTTGAAAAGAATGAAATTAATAATTGGTTGCCTGTAGATCAATATGTTGGAGGAGTAGAACATGCAATATTGCATTTGTTATATGCAAGATTTTTCACTAAAGCTTTGAGAGATAATGAACTATTTGATATTGATGAACCTTTCAAAAAACTATTAACGCAAGGAATGGTTCAGTCCGCAGCATATAAAAACAATAAAACTGGTAAATATGTTTCTCCTTCCGATATTACTGACTTATCAAATCCTACAGATCCAATTGACAATTCTAAACTCGAAGTACTTTTCGAGAAGATGTCTAAGTCTAAATACAATGGAATAGACCCTGAATCAGTAATTAAAAAATATGGAGCAGATACTGCAAGAATGTTTATATTATTTAAAGCACCACCAGAAAAAGATTTGGAATGGGGAGATACAGATGTTGAGGGACAATTTAGATTTTTAAGCAGGATTTGGAAGCTTTATTTAAATTGTGTAAAAGATATTAATAGTAAATCTAATTCCTATCCAGATAAAGAAAAAAGTTTAATAAAGTCAATGAATATGGCTATAAAAGAAATTTCAAATGACATATTAAATAACCAATTTAATACTGCGATTTCAGAACTAATGAAGTTTTATAATTCATTATCAAATTCCATTAATGATGTAAACAATAATTTAAAAATTGAGGCTTTAAAAACATTTTGTATTTTGTTGGCTCCATTTGCACCTCATATTGCAGAAGAAGTATGGCATCTTATAGGATTTAAAAATTCTGTGCATTTAGAAAACTGGCCTTCATTTAATGCCGAAGCCCTAAAGGAAGATTCATATGAACTAGTAATACAAGTTAATGGAAAAGTTAGAGACAAAGTAAATATTAATAATGATATAAGTGAAGATCAAATTAAAGAATTTACTCTTCAAAGACCTAACATATTAAAATGGACACAAAATAAGGAAATAAGAAAAATAATTATTGTTAAAGGAAAAATTATGAATATTGTTGTTTAA
- a CDS encoding glucose-6-phosphate isomerase codes for MNGDLNSWDKFCNYLWFDKKLNIWLDISKINFSNKEIKILEEKFIDVFSSIKELENGAISNIDENRQVGHYWLRNPSISPSTKIGEEISADINAISEFGKQILNGDIKNKNNEHYTDVLWIGIGGSGLGPLLITESLQKCSRGLNFSYIDNVDPFLISEKLEELSEKLSTTLFVVVSKSGGTPEPRIAMEIIKSYCENNSLEWNSNAIAITMKDSKLYKKATSEKWLKIFNLQDWVGGRTSITSSVGLLPLALINENISEFIRGASLMDEATRISDFKNNPAALLSSAWYLTGEGIGKRDMVVLPYRDRLQVFSKYLQQLVMESLGKKFNRNGEVVNQGISVFGNKGSTDQHAYVQQLRDGIDNFFCIFIELLDSPSINIFDEKENPKEYLSGFLQGTRSALSSENRQSITITLEKLNCFSLGALIALFERAVSFYAELVNINAYDQPGVEAGKKAAANIIEYQQKVSNLLDEGGEYSINDITSLFDNSVSEPIFFILREMCFGNDNYLVKGDWSNPNSLVIQKINS; via the coding sequence ATGAATGGAGATTTAAACTCTTGGGATAAATTTTGTAATTATCTTTGGTTTGATAAAAAATTAAATATTTGGTTAGACATAAGCAAAATTAATTTCTCAAATAAAGAGATTAAAATTTTAGAAGAGAAGTTTATAGATGTTTTTTCATCAATAAAAGAATTAGAAAATGGAGCAATCTCAAATATTGATGAAAATAGACAAGTTGGACATTATTGGCTTAGAAATCCATCCATTTCACCCTCTACAAAAATAGGAGAGGAAATTAGTGCAGATATTAATGCAATCTCTGAATTTGGAAAACAAATTTTAAATGGAGATATTAAGAATAAGAATAATGAGCATTATACTGATGTTCTATGGATAGGAATTGGTGGAAGTGGTCTAGGACCATTACTCATTACAGAGTCACTGCAGAAGTGCTCTAGAGGCTTAAATTTTTCTTATATCGATAATGTTGATCCTTTTTTAATTAGTGAAAAGTTAGAAGAGTTATCTGAAAAATTATCAACAACATTATTTGTAGTAGTAAGCAAATCAGGAGGTACGCCTGAACCTAGAATTGCTATGGAAATTATTAAAAGTTACTGCGAAAACAATTCTCTTGAATGGAATTCTAATGCTATAGCTATAACTATGAAAGATAGTAAGTTATATAAAAAAGCCACTTCTGAAAAATGGTTAAAAATATTTAATTTACAAGATTGGGTTGGAGGAAGAACTAGTATTACTAGTTCTGTGGGATTACTTCCATTAGCTCTAATTAATGAAAATATATCTGAATTTATTAGAGGTGCATCATTAATGGATGAGGCCACACGTATAAGTGATTTTAAAAATAATCCAGCAGCACTATTGTCATCCGCATGGTATTTAACTGGGGAGGGAATTGGAAAGAGAGATATGGTCGTATTACCTTATAGAGATAGGTTACAGGTATTTAGCAAATATCTCCAGCAATTAGTAATGGAATCATTAGGAAAGAAATTTAACAGGAATGGTGAAGTAGTTAATCAAGGTATTTCCGTTTTTGGTAATAAAGGATCTACAGATCAACATGCTTATGTTCAGCAATTGAGAGATGGTATTGATAATTTCTTTTGTATTTTTATTGAATTATTAGATTCTCCATCTATTAATATTTTTGATGAAAAAGAAAATCCTAAAGAATATCTTTCTGGTTTTTTGCAAGGAACCAGATCAGCACTCTCTAGTGAAAACAGACAAAGTATCACTATTACGTTAGAAAAGTTAAATTGTTTTTCACTAGGTGCCTTAATCGCTTTATTTGAGAGGGCTGTATCCTTCTACGCTGAATTGGTAAATATTAATGCTTATGATCAACCTGGAGTTGAAGCTGGAAAGAAAGCAGCCGCAAATATTATTGAGTATCAACAAAAAGTAAGTAATCTATTAGACGAAGGTGGAGAATATTCTATAAATGACATAACATCATTATTTGATAATTCAGTTAGTGAACCTATATTTTTCATACTCCGTGAAATGTGTTTCGGAAATGATAATTATTTAGTTAAGGGTGATTGGTCAAATCCAAATTCATTAGTTATTCAAAAAATAAATTCTTAA
- a CDS encoding cysteine desulfurase family protein translates to MENNFIYLDNASTTPLSENVLNIINSTYRNYWHNPSSTYELGIKCSTYLEKIRSKIAYIFEAEEEDIIFTSGSSESTNIVFNNIYENFKSGRVVISNVEHQATTICANKLRKQNWDIYEWTVNNDGILNISNIEKILNNDTNLVSIIWGQSEIGTIQPVQFIGSKCEELNIMFHLDATQILSNGIFSWKDLKCDFLSLSAHKFGGPKGIGILLTKEKSRQILKNKDISLTQEFSIRQGTQALPLIAGMYESLKNIKGKIKLYDYITEFPSNKIYKLKNYFFKKINDNNHIKITGSINHRLPNHISFLLLNKFFEPIRAYKIVNFMSENKIAISSGSACSSSSGKPSSTLKNIGLKDDELYSNIRVTLGSINNKSEIDKFLELIQICIDKF, encoded by the coding sequence ATGGAAAATAATTTTATCTATTTAGATAATGCATCCACAACTCCATTATCTGAGAATGTTTTAAATATAATTAATTCAACTTACAGGAATTATTGGCATAACCCATCATCTACATATGAGCTAGGGATAAAATGCTCTACATATCTTGAAAAAATTAGATCTAAAATTGCTTATATATTTGAAGCAGAAGAAGAGGATATAATATTTACCTCTGGTTCTTCGGAATCGACAAATATTGTATTTAATAATATTTATGAGAACTTTAAAAGTGGTAGGGTGGTTATTTCTAATGTTGAACATCAAGCAACAACTATTTGTGCTAATAAATTAAGAAAACAAAATTGGGATATTTACGAATGGACGGTAAATAATGATGGAATTTTAAATATTTCTAATATTGAAAAAATTTTAAATAATGATACTAATCTTGTATCAATTATTTGGGGACAAAGTGAAATTGGGACAATACAACCTGTACAGTTTATTGGTTCCAAATGTGAAGAATTAAATATAATGTTTCATTTAGATGCAACTCAAATATTAAGTAATGGAATATTTAGTTGGAAAGATCTTAAATGTGATTTTTTAAGTTTATCTGCTCATAAATTTGGCGGTCCAAAAGGGATCGGTATTCTTTTAACAAAAGAAAAGTCTAGACAAATTTTAAAAAATAAAGACATATCACTTACTCAGGAATTTTCAATTAGACAAGGTACACAAGCTTTGCCATTAATTGCTGGAATGTATGAATCATTAAAGAATATTAAAGGGAAAATAAAATTATATGATTACATAACTGAATTTCCTTCTAATAAAATATATAAACTTAAAAATTATTTTTTTAAAAAAATTAATGATAATAATCATATAAAGATTACTGGTAGTATCAACCATAGACTTCCAAATCATATTTCGTTTCTACTATTAAATAAGTTTTTTGAGCCTATAAGGGCCTATAAGATTGTTAATTTCATGTCAGAAAATAAAATTGCAATAAGCAGTGGAAGTGCTTGTTCAAGCTCATCTGGGAAACCTAGCTCAACACTTAAAAATATTGGTTTAAAAGATGATGAACTATATTCAAATATTCGTGTTACTTTAGGTTCTATAAACAATAAGTCAGAAATAGATAAATTTTTAGAACTTATTCAAATATGTATTGACAAATTTTAA
- the coaD gene encoding pantetheine-phosphate adenylyltransferase yields the protein MKILYPGTFDPLTNGHLDLIERAEKIFGNLVVAVLENTSKTPTFNLERRIIQIKNSLSHLPNIEVISYSGLTVDCANDLKANLILRGLRAMSDFEYELQIAHTNKSLNNDIETIFLSTNTNYSFLSSSLVKEVAKFGGEINHMVPPCVERDLKEYFK from the coding sequence ATGAAAATTCTTTATCCAGGTACATTTGATCCTTTAACAAACGGACATCTTGATTTAATAGAAAGGGCTGAAAAAATATTTGGCAATCTAGTAGTTGCTGTTTTAGAAAATACTTCTAAAACACCAACATTTAATCTTGAAAGAAGAATAATACAAATAAAAAATTCTCTTTCTCATTTACCTAATATTGAAGTTATTTCTTATTCTGGTCTAACTGTTGATTGTGCAAATGATCTAAAAGCTAATCTTATTCTTAGAGGCTTAAGAGCAATGAGTGATTTTGAGTACGAACTTCAGATTGCTCATACAAATAAATCTCTTAATAATGATATTGAAACTATATTTTTATCGACAAATACAAATTATAGTTTTCTTAGTAGTTCTTTAGTAAAAGAAGTTGCAAAATTTGGTGGTGAAATTAATCACATGGTACCCCCCTGTGTTGAGAGGGATTTAAAAGAATATTTTAAATAA
- a CDS encoding flavin reductase family protein, translated as MTLNLEAKKILLRKIPHGLFICGVKDEDKNEVNGFTASWVTQGSFTPPLVVMAVRAEGSSHEIIKSTNKFSLNVLKSDQKDLAAVFFKPQKALGGRFESVEFNLGELGLPILVDSVGGVECNVVGSVMHGDHTVFVGEVQSAYLNNDVDSLNLSSTGWNYGG; from the coding sequence ATGACATTAAATCTAGAAGCAAAAAAAATCTTATTAAGAAAAATACCTCATGGATTATTTATTTGTGGCGTTAAAGACGAGGATAAAAATGAAGTGAATGGATTTACTGCAAGTTGGGTGACTCAAGGTTCCTTCACCCCACCATTAGTTGTAATGGCTGTTAGAGCAGAGGGTTCTAGTCATGAAATAATAAAGTCCACCAATAAGTTCTCATTAAATGTGCTCAAAAGTGATCAAAAGGATCTAGCAGCTGTTTTCTTTAAACCTCAAAAAGCCTTAGGAGGTAGATTTGAATCTGTTGAATTTAATTTAGGTGAGCTTGGATTGCCTATTTTAGTTGATAGTGTTGGTGGAGTTGAATGTAATGTTGTTGGAAGTGTTATGCATGGAGACCATACCGTTTTTGTAGGAGAGGTTCAATCTGCTTATCTGAATAATGATGTTGACTCACTAAATTTATCTTCAACTGGCTGGAATTATGGAGGGTAA
- a CDS encoding DUF1995 family protein, producing METNYRLPKDLNESLKNMEDAIIPSLLDSNKRFTIEINFEGLKFNRIGITIYKILSKNNNVFITFADQGAVALAQRDYPDIKDKIFTFKSFDESNNINNIDSAMISILPQPYDFDSFEPMSDNYQGTHYSLNPKFEDANIGIGSVIRERRKNFVKTWTNIYFLQPLNKAALMHIYPNNWLLFKEENKRYFFKKEFEFKPDNESIFVNL from the coding sequence ATGGAAACCAACTATAGACTACCTAAAGATTTAAATGAATCTCTTAAGAATATGGAGGATGCAATTATTCCCAGTTTATTAGATTCAAATAAAAGATTTACTATAGAAATTAATTTTGAAGGATTGAAGTTTAACAGAATTGGAATAACTATCTACAAGATATTGTCTAAAAATAATAATGTATTCATTACATTTGCTGATCAAGGTGCTGTGGCTTTGGCTCAAAGAGACTATCCAGATATCAAAGATAAAATCTTTACTTTTAAATCATTTGATGAATCAAATAATATAAATAATATTGATAGTGCAATGATATCGATACTACCTCAGCCATATGATTTTGATTCATTTGAACCAATGTCTGATAATTATCAAGGTACGCATTATTCATTAAATCCAAAATTTGAAGATGCCAATATTGGTATAGGAAGTGTTATTAGAGAGCGACGTAAAAACTTTGTCAAAACATGGACAAATATTTATTTTCTTCAGCCTTTAAATAAAGCTGCTCTTATGCATATTTATCCAAATAACTGGTTGCTTTTCAAAGAAGAAAATAAAAGATATTTTTTTAAAAAAGAATTTGAATTTAAACCCGACAACGAATCTATTTTTGTAAATTTATAG
- a CDS encoding D-alanyl-D-alanine carboxypeptidase has product MIKKIYSFFLIVLVLVTSPFLIRYLLANKKITFLNSIYFNFPGIITKNKICPTYDALLNQTLDDSFSVSIINNKGKIISSYNEDVPRLPASNQKLFSSAYVLSKYKLNNNLKTSLFKDKNDYYLHGQGDPDLNYEHIIELISNVKENKIINFNIVEIDSKLYWPNGWTNTDKLYEYGSPITSLAIESNHNKYDDIYALKNFIKNYLKNKFPNSKIYIDLFDSEKTFYLKNIKEINKIYSTPILSLLTLTNSESHNFTAESLFKNASNTWNDNDYIKLKRWLENKGLPVSNAYFADASGLSRKNKITTKLVVLFLDKMRYFNDFNAYQSTLSITGVRGTLAKRFVNSELSGKFFGKTGTLSNVFALSGFLYKNEKPIIISIIQNSNKIDKEKAFKLLRDLYYLKSC; this is encoded by the coding sequence GTGATAAAAAAAATTTATTCATTTTTCTTAATTGTTCTTGTCTTAGTAACATCTCCTTTCTTAATAAGATATTTATTAGCAAATAAGAAAATAACTTTTTTAAATAGTATTTATTTTAATTTCCCGGGAATAATTACAAAAAACAAAATATGTCCTACTTATGATGCTTTATTGAATCAAACGCTTGATGATTCTTTTAGTGTATCAATTATTAATAATAAAGGGAAAATAATAAGTTCCTACAATGAGGATGTTCCAAGGTTGCCAGCATCTAATCAAAAATTATTTTCATCAGCTTATGTTCTAAGTAAATATAAATTAAATAATAATTTAAAAACTTCTTTATTTAAAGATAAAAACGATTATTATTTACACGGTCAAGGTGATCCAGATCTTAATTATGAACATATAATAGAACTAATTTCTAATGTTAAAGAAAATAAAATTATTAACTTTAATATTGTAGAAATTGATTCAAAATTATATTGGCCAAATGGTTGGACAAATACTGATAAACTTTACGAATACGGATCTCCAATTACATCTCTTGCAATAGAAAGTAATCATAATAAATATGATGATATTTATGCATTAAAAAATTTTATTAAAAATTATTTAAAAAATAAATTTCCAAATTCAAAAATATATATAGATTTATTTGATTCAGAAAAAACTTTTTATTTAAAAAATATTAAAGAGATAAATAAAATATATTCAACTCCAATTCTTTCTTTATTAACTCTAACAAATTCTGAAAGCCATAATTTTACAGCTGAATCTCTCTTTAAAAATGCCTCAAATACTTGGAACGATAATGACTATATAAAATTGAAAAGGTGGCTTGAAAATAAAGGCTTACCAGTATCTAATGCATACTTTGCAGATGCTAGTGGATTATCTCGAAAAAATAAAATTACAACAAAGTTAGTTGTATTGTTTTTAGATAAAATGAGATATTTTAATGATTTTAATGCTTATCAATCTACACTTTCAATTACGGGAGTAAGAGGAACATTAGCTAAAAGATTTGTAAATAGTGAACTATCTGGAAAGTTTTTTGGCAAAACTGGGACTCTTTCAAATGTCTTTGCATTATCTGGTTTTTTATATAAAAATGAAAAGCCAATAATTATAAGCATTATCCAAAATTCTAATAAAATTGATAAAGAAAAAGCTTTTAAATTATTACGTGATCTTTATTACTTGAAATCTTGTTAA
- the argC gene encoding N-acetyl-gamma-glutamyl-phosphate reductase: protein MNVAIVGATGYGGIQAVNLLKKIKKYKISFLGGNKTSGSKWNDNFPFIYLDNDPYIEEISVDNISKNADVALLCLPNGLSSTLTRKLLDRGLKVIDLSADYRYKSLDEWNNVYSKEAAIYKRNDDDLCKEAVYGLPEINKEAISKGRLIACPGCYPTSALIPLVPYLSQGIIENEGIVIDSKSGTSGGGREPNQKLLLSECGEGLSAYGLINHRHTSEIEQVASIISGNKIEVLFTPHLVPISRGMHSTIYGRLRDPGLTSDDCRILLDNYYRNFKNIKVLPVGTYPSTKWVKNTNQIFLSVKVDIRNGRIIILSAIDNLLKGQTGQAIQNLNIMSGISMDEGLDLTNNFP, encoded by the coding sequence ATGAATGTTGCAATAGTAGGTGCTACTGGTTACGGCGGTATTCAAGCGGTAAATCTTCTAAAGAAAATTAAAAAATACAAAATTTCATTTTTAGGAGGTAATAAAACATCTGGATCAAAGTGGAATGATAATTTTCCTTTTATTTATCTAGATAATGATCCTTATATAGAAGAAATTTCCGTAGATAATATTTCAAAAAATGCAGATGTTGCTTTGCTTTGCTTACCAAATGGCCTTTCCTCAACGTTAACAAGAAAATTATTAGATCGAGGACTTAAAGTTATTGATTTATCTGCTGATTACAGATATAAGTCTTTAGATGAATGGAATAATGTATATTCCAAAGAAGCTGCTATTTATAAAAGGAATGATGATGATTTATGTAAAGAGGCAGTCTATGGTCTTCCTGAAATAAATAAGGAAGCCATTTCAAAAGGAAGATTAATTGCCTGTCCAGGATGCTACCCAACATCTGCTCTTATTCCATTAGTTCCTTATCTTTCTCAAGGAATTATTGAAAATGAAGGAATAGTGATTGATTCTAAAAGCGGAACTTCTGGAGGAGGTCGAGAACCAAACCAAAAGCTACTCTTATCAGAATGTGGTGAAGGCTTGTCAGCATATGGATTGATAAATCATAGACATACCTCGGAGATCGAGCAAGTAGCATCTATAATTTCTGGAAATAAAATTGAAGTGCTTTTTACACCTCATTTGGTTCCAATTTCAAGAGGTATGCATTCTACTATATATGGGAGATTAAGAGATCCAGGATTAACTTCTGATGATTGCAGAATACTTTTGGATAATTATTACAGAAATTTCAAAAATATTAAAGTATTACCTGTAGGTACATACCCTTCAACAAAATGGGTTAAAAATACAAACCAAATTTTCCTTTCTGTTAAAGTTGATATTCGAAATGGCAGGATTATTATTTTATCTGCAATTGATAATTTGTTAAAAGGTCAGACTGGGCAAGCAATTCAAAATTTAAACATTATGAGTGGAATTTCAATGGATGAAGGTCTTGATTTAACTAATAATTTTCCATAA
- the purN gene encoding phosphoribosylglycinamide formyltransferase has product MDRSFNYIISPEISEFRRFSPKLKIGVLASGEGTNFQELINLTEKGELDIDIKILITNKEEAGCIKRAQRKKIPHKIIRGKDFLQKEAFELEIVNTLIHYDVELVVMAGWMKIFTPFFINKFKNKIINIHPSLLPAYKGGSAIKDSLLNGSKITGCSVHFVEEEVDSGSLIMQAALSIRDDDDIESLSKRIQMLEHKILPHSISQAGFLIRSNFMENY; this is encoded by the coding sequence TTGGATAGATCATTTAATTACATAATTTCGCCTGAGATATCTGAGTTTAGAAGATTTTCACCAAAATTAAAAATAGGTGTACTTGCTTCTGGGGAAGGAACCAACTTTCAGGAATTAATTAATCTCACAGAAAAAGGAGAATTAGATATAGATATAAAAATTCTAATTACTAACAAAGAAGAAGCCGGTTGTATAAAAAGAGCTCAAAGGAAGAAAATACCTCACAAAATAATAAGAGGAAAAGACTTTCTGCAAAAAGAAGCTTTTGAATTAGAAATTGTAAATACTTTAATTCATTACGATGTTGAACTTGTTGTTATGGCAGGCTGGATGAAAATTTTTACTCCATTTTTTATTAATAAATTTAAGAATAAGATAATAAATATTCACCCCTCATTACTTCCAGCATATAAAGGTGGTTCTGCGATAAAAGACTCTTTATTAAATGGTTCAAAAATTACTGGCTGTTCAGTACATTTTGTAGAAGAGGAGGTAGATAGTGGATCATTAATAATGCAAGCTGCATTGTCAATTAGAGATGATGATGATATTGAATCACTTTCCAAAAGGATACAAATGCTTGAGCATAAAATTTTACCTCACTCAATCTCTCAAGCTGGTTTTTTGATAAGAAGTAATTTTATGGAAAATTATTAG